TCGGAACCACCAGAACGTACGGATCGCGCACGTGCAGGAAGGGGTCGGTGGGACGGAGGGGGATCCGTGCCGAGGCGACGTCCAGCTTCTGCACGAAGCGGTGCGTGTTGTCGGAGGCGCTGGAGAAGTAGACCAGCGAGGTCATCCGATCAGACAGTCTGCGCCACCAGCGCCTTGATCCGGTCGGGACGGTAGCCCGACCAGTGGTCGTCACCGGCGATCACCACGGGAGCCTGCATGTACCCCAGCGACATGACGTGGTCGCGGGCCGCGGGGTCCTCGGTGATGTCCACGACCTGGTACTCCAGGTCGGTCTTCGCCAGCGCCCTGTACGTCGCGTCGCATTGAACGCAGGAAGGCTTGCTGTAAACGGTGATAGTCATCTCGCACATCCCGATCTTCGAGAACTTCGTGCGCGGTGGAGAGCCCCGGGTGAACACAGACCTGCCCCAACGGGCAGCCTGAAGTCATCCGGTTCCGTCCCTCGCGGCACCTCGGACGCACGCGCCACGTAGGGCGCGCGCATTGCTGGCAGGTCTTCGGACTCGCAGGCATGCGCTGTGAGCGCACCTACTGACCGTCGCTTCCCAGGCGCGCAAGCGCGTGCCCAGTGCTGTCTGACGGTGGTCGTTCCCACTCACCGCTGCGGGGCAGTCCCGGATTCTCACCGGCTTCCCTCTGATGACGCCCTCCCTGGCTGGAAGGGCGAACCAACAACAGGCAGCACCATATGCCGTAGGTGGGGGTGCCCGCGACAACTAGATCTAGTACGCGTGTCGATGCGTTGTCCGGACAGGGGGAAATCTGGACCCCACGTGATCAAGCGGCATCAGGGCGCTACCGATGCATCTGCAGTCCCACTGAAGGGACTGATCAGGTGGGTCCGTCGTCGGGGGAGTGCAAACGTGGGCAAACGTCGTCGGGCCCGAGCGGTGCTCTGCTCAGCCCTGCTGGTCGCGGCCTGTTCGACCTCCAGCGACTACGTCTGGGCCCGAGCGGCACCCGAGCCGCTGATTCCCCGGACGCCCGTGACGACCGTGACACCGGTCCCGACGGCGTCGGCCGGAAAAGTGACGAAGAAGATGCCCGGCAGTGGACGCGTGCGGCTGGCCTTCGCCGGCGACGTCCACTTCCAGGGGTCGTCGGCGAAGGCGCTGGGCGGCGACATCGGCAGTGCCGGCCGGATCCTGCGCCGGGCCGACCTGGCTGTGGTGAACCTGGAGACCGCGATCACCACCCGCGGCCGCGCCGAGCCCAAGCAGTACACCTTCCGGGCCCCGGCCTCCGGTCTGAGGGCGCTGCGCCGGAGCGGGGTCGATGTGGTCACCGTGGCCAACAACCACGGCATGGACTACGGCCGTATCGGGCTCGACGACACCCTCAAGGCCGGGAAGCGTTCCGGGGTGCCGATGATCGGCGCCGGCCGGAACATCGACGAGGCCTTCACCCCGTACCGCCGCACGATCCACGGTGTCCGGCTGGCAGTCTTCGGGGCCACGGACGTGCTCGACAGCTTCGCCGTGAACTCCTGGAAGGCGACCGGCGAGACCTCGGGGCTCGCCTCGTCCAAAGACCCGGAACGGCTCCTGAAGGCCGTGCGTGAGGCCGCGCGCACCGACGTGGTGGTGGTCGTGCTGCACTGGGGTGTGGAGCGGCAGTCGTGCCCGACGGCGAGGCAGCGCGAGCTGGCCGATCTCCTGACGGACGCGGGTGCCAGTGTTGTGGTCGGTAGTCACGCGCACGTGCTGGAACCCGCTGTGCATCGAGGCCGTACCGCGGTGCATTACGGCCTGGGGAATTTCGTGTTCTACGCCAACGGTGGTCCGGGTGCCCGGACCGGTGTTTACGGCGTGGTGGTCGATCGCCGGGGCGTGGTCGGGACCTCCTGGCATCCGGCGAGAATTCATGGTGGACGTCCACAACTGCTGAGCGGTCGGGTCGCCGATACGGCGAGACGGGAACAGAAGGATCTGACCGTGCGCTGCGGGGTCGATTGACGATGGAGCTTGCTGGATGAACGGGGAGATTTTGCCTGATCGCGAAGGATTCTTTGTTCGTGATCAGGCAAAACCTCCCCCGGTTCAGCTACCCCTGAAGTCCGGCTTGCTCTTGGACAAGAAGGCCGTGACCGCCTCGGTATGGTCGGCGGTCAGGGCCAGACGGGCCTGAGCCTCGGCCTCACGGCGCAGCACCGTCGACAGTGAGGCCGTGCTCAGGAGGCGCTTGGTCTCGGCGAAGGCCCGGGTGGGGCCGGCCGCCAGCCTCGCGGCCAGGGCCTGGGCCCTTTCCTGGACCTCTGGTGCCGGCACCACCTGCCCGGCGATGCCCCACCTCACCGCCTGAGCCGGGGTGAACGGTTCTCCCAGCAGGAGTAGTTCTTTCGCCCTGGCCTCGCCCACCGAACGCGGCAGGGTGAGGGAGAGGCCGGTGTCGCAGGTGAATCCGATGGCGGTGAAGGCCGTGGCCAGGTGGGCGTCGTCGGCGAACACCCGCAGGTCGCAGGCCAGGGCCAGGGCCAGCCCGGCTCCCACGCAGGTGCCCTCCACCGCCGCGATCACCGGCTTGGGCATGGTGACCAGGGCCGTCACGATCGGGGCGTAATCGGCCTCCACCGTGTCGGTGGCGTGCGCCGGGTCGGCCTGCAGCAGGGCGGCGTGCTCGGCCAGGTCCTGGCCGCTGCAGAAGGATCCGCCGGCACCGGTCAGCACCACGGCACGCATGC
Above is a genomic segment from Kineosporia sp. NBRC 101731 containing:
- the nrdH gene encoding glutaredoxin-like protein NrdH yields the protein MTITVYSKPSCVQCDATYRALAKTDLEYQVVDITEDPAARDHVMSLGYMQAPVVIAGDDHWSGYRPDRIKALVAQTV
- a CDS encoding CapA family protein; amino-acid sequence: MGKRRRARAVLCSALLVAACSTSSDYVWARAAPEPLIPRTPVTTVTPVPTASAGKVTKKMPGSGRVRLAFAGDVHFQGSSAKALGGDIGSAGRILRRADLAVVNLETAITTRGRAEPKQYTFRAPASGLRALRRSGVDVVTVANNHGMDYGRIGLDDTLKAGKRSGVPMIGAGRNIDEAFTPYRRTIHGVRLAVFGATDVLDSFAVNSWKATGETSGLASSKDPERLLKAVREAARTDVVVVVLHWGVERQSCPTARQRELADLLTDAGASVVVGSHAHVLEPAVHRGRTAVHYGLGNFVFYANGGPGARTGVYGVVVDRRGVVGTSWHPARIHGGRPQLLSGRVADTARREQKDLTVRCGVD
- a CDS encoding enoyl-CoA hydratase-related protein; the protein is MIVEHDGAVAVLTIDRPKRRNALDAGAKKSLRTALEAVSADDSMRAVVLTGAGGSFCSGQDLAEHAALLQADPAHATDTVEADYAPIVTALVTMPKPVIAAVEGTCVGAGLALALACDLRVFADDAHLATAFTAIGFTCDTGLSLTLPRSVGEARAKELLLLGEPFTPAQAVRWGIAGQVVPAPEVQERAQALAARLAAGPTRAFAETKRLLSTASLSTVLRREAEAQARLALTADHTEAVTAFLSKSKPDFRGS